A region of Toxorhynchites rutilus septentrionalis strain SRP chromosome 1, ASM2978413v1, whole genome shotgun sequence DNA encodes the following proteins:
- the LOC129762781 gene encoding lysM and putative peptidoglycan-binding domain-containing protein 1 isoform X1 — translation MNDLIQKYRNWKSYIKFVKLVSDGMEDETIFGEKQSIRDSARTLKKYGTISNSGSCVSGSAACKSPALCTEALIRHEIGKTDTLQGIALKYGCTMEQIRRVNRLLPTDTIFLRQSLMIPVEKDSVYYPKDPSAIIRPNSLSLRSTSTAGCPSSSSASTPMDQAVSEGNLVSPEEESRKNMEEFLGKIDSSIASTRKYIAESQRNSEFGASQSDDNIFSSGASMNSSGYYSKPRAYSTASSSSSISSYQQYHYHNSGGASRGASSSQHHKRQSSSGSAASDTSQLIVMTQGKRVQSSLQKLEKQQDELFEL, via the exons ATGAATGATCTGATCCAGAAGTACAGAAACTGGAAATCTTATATTAAG TTCGTAAAGCTGGTTTCCGACGGCATGGAAGACGAAACGATCTTCGGCGAGAAGCAATCGATACGGGATTCGGCCAGAACCCTGAAAAAGTATGGCACCATATCCAACTCCGGTTCGTGTGTAAGTGGTAGCGCAGCCTGCAAGTCGCCAGCGTTGTGCACCGAAGCATTGATACGACACGAAATCGGGAAAACGGACACGCTGCAAGGGATAGCACTCAAGTATGGATGCACT ATGGAACAAATACGCCGTGTAAATCGTCTTCTACCTACCGACACAATCTTCCTACGGCAATCATTGATGATTCCCGTGGAAAAAGACTCGGTTTACTATCCAAAGGATCCATCGGCTATCATAAGACCCAACTCTCTATCGCTGAGATCGACGTCAACCGCCGGCTGTCCGTCCAGTTCATCCGCTAGCACTCCCATGGATCAGGCTGTAAGCGAAGGAAACCTCGTGTCCCCGGAGGAGGAAAGTCGGAAGAACATGGAAGAGTTTCTGGGTAAAATTGATTCGTCGATCGCGTCGACGCGAAAGTACATCGCGGAATCGCAGCGAAATAGTGAATTTGGTGCAAGCCAGAGCGACGATAATATTTTCAGTTCTGGTGCTAGTATGAACAGCAGTGGGTATTACTCAAAGCCTCGAGCCTACTCGACGGCTTCCTCCTCATCGTCAATCTCGTCATATCAACAGTATCATTATCACAATTCCGGTGGTGCATCGAGAGGTGCCAGCTCATCGCAGCATCACAAGCGCCAAAGCTCCTCGGGGAGTGCCGCATCGGATACCAGTCAGCTGATTGTGATGACGCAAGGGAAACGGGTGCAAAGTTCGCTTCAAAAGTTAGAGAAACAGCAGGACGAGCTGTTCGAGTTGTAG
- the LOC129762781 gene encoding lysM and putative peptidoglycan-binding domain-containing protein 1 isoform X2, whose protein sequence is MEDETIFGEKQSIRDSARTLKKYGTISNSGSCVSGSAACKSPALCTEALIRHEIGKTDTLQGIALKYGCTMEQIRRVNRLLPTDTIFLRQSLMIPVEKDSVYYPKDPSAIIRPNSLSLRSTSTAGCPSSSSASTPMDQAVSEGNLVSPEEESRKNMEEFLGKIDSSIASTRKYIAESQRNSEFGASQSDDNIFSSGASMNSSGYYSKPRAYSTASSSSSISSYQQYHYHNSGGASRGASSSQHHKRQSSSGSAASDTSQLIVMTQGKRVQSSLQKLEKQQDELFEL, encoded by the exons ATGGAAGACGAAACGATCTTCGGCGAGAAGCAATCGATACGGGATTCGGCCAGAACCCTGAAAAAGTATGGCACCATATCCAACTCCGGTTCGTGTGTAAGTGGTAGCGCAGCCTGCAAGTCGCCAGCGTTGTGCACCGAAGCATTGATACGACACGAAATCGGGAAAACGGACACGCTGCAAGGGATAGCACTCAAGTATGGATGCACT ATGGAACAAATACGCCGTGTAAATCGTCTTCTACCTACCGACACAATCTTCCTACGGCAATCATTGATGATTCCCGTGGAAAAAGACTCGGTTTACTATCCAAAGGATCCATCGGCTATCATAAGACCCAACTCTCTATCGCTGAGATCGACGTCAACCGCCGGCTGTCCGTCCAGTTCATCCGCTAGCACTCCCATGGATCAGGCTGTAAGCGAAGGAAACCTCGTGTCCCCGGAGGAGGAAAGTCGGAAGAACATGGAAGAGTTTCTGGGTAAAATTGATTCGTCGATCGCGTCGACGCGAAAGTACATCGCGGAATCGCAGCGAAATAGTGAATTTGGTGCAAGCCAGAGCGACGATAATATTTTCAGTTCTGGTGCTAGTATGAACAGCAGTGGGTATTACTCAAAGCCTCGAGCCTACTCGACGGCTTCCTCCTCATCGTCAATCTCGTCATATCAACAGTATCATTATCACAATTCCGGTGGTGCATCGAGAGGTGCCAGCTCATCGCAGCATCACAAGCGCCAAAGCTCCTCGGGGAGTGCCGCATCGGATACCAGTCAGCTGATTGTGATGACGCAAGGGAAACGGGTGCAAAGTTCGCTTCAAAAGTTAGAGAAACAGCAGGACGAGCTGTTCGAGTTGTAG